The Corvus hawaiiensis isolate bCorHaw1 chromosome 10, bCorHaw1.pri.cur, whole genome shotgun sequence genome includes a window with the following:
- the TM4SF19 gene encoding transmembrane 4 L6 family member 19 isoform X1, whose product MCVGKCSRIVGPCLLVLGTLSMAASILLLFPAGASKYLLEGHISSHAKAVPGVWGGGIAVLLAGTHITALGWQCSGCGTRTNAFISVVLSKLALLGAAACFVLSGVGLTNGPLCFYNTTELGLRHGALWGYPFLDAIDQGPDARAENYLYSRRTWNICMEPEGIVSWHVVLFSLLLLISVAEMVLALLQILNGCLGCLCGFCEGK is encoded by the exons ATGTGTGTGGGGAAGTGCAGCCGGATCGTTGGCCCCTGCCTGCTGGTGCTGGGCACGCTCTCCATGGCAGccagcatcctgctgctcttccctgctggAGCATCCAAGTACCTGCTGGAGGGGCACATCAGCAGCCACGCCAAGGCCGTGCCGGGCGTCTGGGGCGGTGGCATCGCC gtgctgctggcagggacccACATCACGGCGctgggctggcagtgctctGGCTGCGGCACCCGCACCAAC gcGTTCATCTCCGTGGTGCTCTCCAAGCTGGCGCTCCTGGGCGCTGCCGCCTGCTTCGTCCTCTCTGGGGTGGGACTGACCAACGGCCCCCTCTGCTTCTACAACACCACCGAGCTCGGCCTCAGGCACGGAGCCCTCTGGGGTTACCCCTTCCTGGATGCCATCGACCAGGGGCCTGATGCCAG GGCTGAGAACTACCTGTACAGTCGGAGAACCTGGAATATCTGCATGGAGCCTGAGGGCATCGTGAGCTGGCACGTTGTCCTgttctccctcctgctgctcatcagcgtggcTGAGATGGTGCTGGCCTTGCTCCAGATCCTCAATGGCTGCCTCGGCTGCCTCTGTGGCTTCTGCGAGGGGAAGTAA
- the UBXN7 gene encoding UBX domain-containing protein 7 isoform X1 — protein MAAPGGSAGAAALRALVQQFTAITGASESVGKHMLEACNNNLEMAVTMFLDGGGIAEEPSTSSAAVSAVRPHPEDEVRAPIPQKQEILVEPEPLFGAPKRRRPARSIFDGFRDFQTETIRQEQELRNGGAVDKKLTTLADLFRPPIDLMHKGSFETAKECGQMQNKWLMINIQNVQDFACQCLNRDVWSNEAVKNIIRDHFIFWQVYHDSEEGQRYIQFYKLADFPYVSILDPRTGQKLVEWHQLDVTSFLDQVTGFLSEHGQLDGHSSSPPQKCSRSESLIDASEDSQLEAAIRASLQETHFDSSQAKQESRSDEESESELFSGSEEFISVCGSEEEEESEIPAKLRKSPHKDLGYKKEESRRPQPEPSARTEPGTASNHRVLPCIDAGALEESPDKPESTFRGLDVNGPKAQLMLRYPDGKREQVSLPEQAKLLALVKHVQSKGYPNERFELLTNFPRRKLSHLDYEITLQEAGLCPQETVFVQERN, from the exons GTGCCAGTGAAAGCGTGGGGAAGCATATGCTTGAAGCATGCAACAACAACCTGGAGATGGCTGTCACCATGTTCCTGGACGGAGGAGGGATAGCAGAGgagcccagcaccagctccGCCGCGGTGTCTGCTGTTCGCCCGCACCCCGA GGATGAAGTACGAGCTCCAATTCCTCAAAAGCAGGAAATCTTAGTAGAGCCTGAGCCCTTGTTTGGAG ctcctAAAAGACGCAGACCTGCTCGCTCAATATTCGATGGCTTTCGGGATTTTCAGACAGAAACCA TccggcaggagcaggagctccGGAACGGAGGGGCAGTGGACAAGAAGCTGACCACGCTGGCAGACCTCTTCAGACCTCCCATTGACCTGATGCACAAAGGCAGCTTTGAAACG gcCAAGGAGTGTGGTCAGATGCAGAACAAATGGCTCATGATAAACATTCAGAACGTGCAAGATTTCGCCTGCCAGTGCCTCAACCGTGACGTCTGGAGCAACGAGGCTGTGAAGAACATCATCCGGGACCACTTCATTTTTTGGCAG GTGTACCATGACAGCGAGGAAGGACAGCGGTACATACAGTTTTATAAATTAGCAGACTTCCCTTATGTCTCCATCCTGGATCCCAGGACAG GCCAGAAGCTTGTGGAGTGGCATCAGTTAGATGTGACTTCTTTCTTGGACCAAGTGACCGGCTTCCTGAGTGAGCATGGCCAGCTGGACGGCCATTCCAGCAGCCCTCCCCAGAAATGCTCCCGCTCA GAGAGTCTCATCGATGCCAGTGAGGACAGCCAGCTGGAAGCTGCCATCAGAGCCTCGCTCCAGGAGACACATTTTGATTCCTCGCAGGCCAAGCAGGAGAGCCGGTCGGACGAGGAGTCGGAGTCGGAGCTTTTTTCTGGAAGCGAAGAGTTTATTTCTGTTTGCGGatccgaggaggaggaggagtcgGAGATTCCAGCCAAGCTGAGGAAGTCTCCACACAAGGACTTGGGGTATAAAAAAGAGGAGAGCCGGAGGCCTCAGCCTGAGCCCTCTGCAAGGACTGAGCCTGGGACAGCATCAAACCACAGAGTCCTGCCCTGCATCGATGCAGGGGCACTGGAGGAGTCACCTGACAAGCCTGAAAGTACGTTCCGGGGCCTCGACGTGAATG GACCAAAGGCACAGCTGATGCTGAGGTATCCAGATGGAAAGAGGGAACAAGTTTCACTGCCTGAACAAGCTAAACTTCTG gCGCTGGTGAAACACGTCCAGTCGAAAGGATACCCCAACGAACGCTTTGAACTGCTCACCAACTTCCCTCGGAGGAAGCTCTCCCACCTGGACTATGAGATCACGTTACAGGAGGCAGGCCTGTGTCCTCAAGAGACTGTCTTTGTGCAGGAAAGGAATTAG
- the NEU4 gene encoding sialidase-4: MGSRHFPARTVLFEKESNGVTYRVPALLYLPCVAKLLAFAEERLSADDAHANLLVLRRGSIYGSYVEWEDMRVLETATLQHHRSMNPCPVYDEFTGTLFLFFITVLGRTPEAYQIVTGQNVTRLCCVTSADQGLSWSTATDLTQQVIGATIKDWATFALGPGHGIQLRSGRLLVPAYSYHIDCKECFGQLCKTTPHSFAFYSDDHGRGWRFGEFIPNLQTGECQLVSVDEEDGSNVLYCNARSPLGFRVQALSTDDGAVFHRGQLVQRLVEPPHGCHGSVIGFPAPFVYVPSTSRDTGMPFRGSHRWPLPGALRGFRHLPTRWAGGAELPTGNHHEPDGPDEDCPTPGHHDDAHNVTMVQGDSAATPPSPTPFFQAPTWILYSHPTSSMSRVNMGVHLSTFPRDAESWTEPWVIYEGPSAYSDLAYMELPYRDAPVAGGAAIAFACLYENGMRSPYEQISFSMFTLLDVLQNIPLTAAAPRQGRSPACHRGKRRRRSCLIS; encoded by the exons atggGCTCCCGGCACTTCCCCGCCCGGACCGTGCTCTTCGAGAAGGAATCCAACGGTGTCACATACCGTGTGCCCGCCCTGCTCTACCTGCCCTGTGTGGCCAAGCTGCTGGCGTTTGCCGAGGAGCGGCTCAGTGCCGACGATGCCCACGCCAACCTGCTGGTGCTGCGCCGCGGCTCCATCTACGGCAGCTATGTGGAG TGGGAAGACATGCGTGTGCTGGAGACGGCAACGCTGCAGCACCATCGGTCAATGAACCCCTGCCCAGTCTACGATGAGTTCACAGGCaccctcttcctcttcttcatcaCGGTGCTGGGCAGGACGCCCGAAGCCTACCAGATTGTCACTGGCCAGAATGTCACCCGCCTCTGCTGTGTGACCAGTGCTGACCAGGGCctgagctggagcacagccacagACCTGACGCAGCAGGTCATTGGTGCGACCATCAAAG ACTGGGCGACGTTCGCGCTGGGCCCTGGGCACGGGATCCAGCTGCGCTCCGGccggctgctggtgcctgcctACAGTTACCACATCGACTGCAAGGAGTGCTTTGGGCAGCTCTGCAAGACCACCCCGCACTCCTTCGCCTTCTACAGCGACGACCACGGCCGCGGCTGGCGCTTCGGGGAGTTCATCCCCAACCTGCAGACGGGCGAGTGCCAGCTGGTCTCAGTGGACGAGGAAGATGGATCCAATGTCCTCTACTGCAACGCCCGCAGCCCCTTGGGCTTCAGGGTCCAGGCGCTCAGCACGGATGACGGGGCTGTCTTCCACAGGGGGCAGCTTGTCCAGCGGCTGGTCGAGCCCCCCCATGGCTGTCACGGCAGTGTCATTGGCTTCCCTGCACCATTCGTGTATGTCCCCTCCACCTCCCGGGACACTGGGATGCCCTTCAGGGGCTCACATCGCTGGCCACTCCCTGGGGCACTCCGGGGATTTAGGCACCTGCCCACCCGAtgggcaggaggtgctgagctgccCACTGGCAACCACCATGAGCCAGATGGGCCCGATGAGGATTGTCCTACCCCTGGGCATCACGATGATGCCCACAATGTCACCATGGTCCAGGGGGACTCTGCAGCaaccccccccagccccactcccttCTTCCAAGCACCAACCTGGATCCTCTACTCCCACCCCACCAGCTCCATGTCGCGGGTCAACATGGGGGTTCACCTGAGCACCTTCCCTAGGGATGCGGAGAGCTGGACAGAGCCCTGGGTCATCTACGAGGGCCCGAGCGCTTACTCGGACCTGGCTTACATGGAGCTGCCCTACAGGGACGCGCCGGTGGCCGGCGGCGCTGCCATCGCCTTCGCCTGCCTCTATGAGAACGGGATGAGGTCACCCTACGAGCAGATCTCCTTCAGCATGTTCACGCTGCTCGACGTGCTCCAGAACATTCCCCTGACGGCCGCTGCTCCGCGGCAGGGCCGCAGCCCCGCGTGCCacagggggaagaggaggcgAAGGAGCTGCCTCATCTCCTAG
- the TM4SF19 gene encoding transmembrane 4 L6 family member 19 isoform X2: MYPSFLPGLQQGQRDGAGQVAPLCPPAVFLSLQVLLAGTHITALGWQCSGCGTRTNAFISVVLSKLALLGAAACFVLSGVGLTNGPLCFYNTTELGLRHGALWGYPFLDAIDQGPDARAENYLYSRRTWNICMEPEGIVSWHVVLFSLLLLISVAEMVLALLQILNGCLGCLCGFCEGK, from the exons ATGTACCCGTCCTTCCTCCCGGgtctgcagcagggacagagggatggagcagggcaggtggcTCCCCTTTGTCCCCCAGCTGTGTTTTTgtccctgcaggtgctgctggcagggacccACATCACGGCGctgggctggcagtgctctGGCTGCGGCACCCGCACCAAC gcGTTCATCTCCGTGGTGCTCTCCAAGCTGGCGCTCCTGGGCGCTGCCGCCTGCTTCGTCCTCTCTGGGGTGGGACTGACCAACGGCCCCCTCTGCTTCTACAACACCACCGAGCTCGGCCTCAGGCACGGAGCCCTCTGGGGTTACCCCTTCCTGGATGCCATCGACCAGGGGCCTGATGCCAG GGCTGAGAACTACCTGTACAGTCGGAGAACCTGGAATATCTGCATGGAGCCTGAGGGCATCGTGAGCTGGCACGTTGTCCTgttctccctcctgctgctcatcagcgtggcTGAGATGGTGCTGGCCTTGCTCCAGATCCTCAATGGCTGCCTCGGCTGCCTCTGTGGCTTCTGCGAGGGGAAGTAA
- the UBXN7 gene encoding UBX domain-containing protein 7 isoform X2: MLEACNNNLEMAVTMFLDGGGIAEEPSTSSAAVSAVRPHPEDEVRAPIPQKQEILVEPEPLFGAPKRRRPARSIFDGFRDFQTETIRQEQELRNGGAVDKKLTTLADLFRPPIDLMHKGSFETAKECGQMQNKWLMINIQNVQDFACQCLNRDVWSNEAVKNIIRDHFIFWQVYHDSEEGQRYIQFYKLADFPYVSILDPRTGQKLVEWHQLDVTSFLDQVTGFLSEHGQLDGHSSSPPQKCSRSESLIDASEDSQLEAAIRASLQETHFDSSQAKQESRSDEESESELFSGSEEFISVCGSEEEEESEIPAKLRKSPHKDLGYKKEESRRPQPEPSARTEPGTASNHRVLPCIDAGALEESPDKPESTFRGLDVNGPKAQLMLRYPDGKREQVSLPEQAKLLALVKHVQSKGYPNERFELLTNFPRRKLSHLDYEITLQEAGLCPQETVFVQERN; the protein is encoded by the exons ATGCTTGAAGCATGCAACAACAACCTGGAGATGGCTGTCACCATGTTCCTGGACGGAGGAGGGATAGCAGAGgagcccagcaccagctccGCCGCGGTGTCTGCTGTTCGCCCGCACCCCGA GGATGAAGTACGAGCTCCAATTCCTCAAAAGCAGGAAATCTTAGTAGAGCCTGAGCCCTTGTTTGGAG ctcctAAAAGACGCAGACCTGCTCGCTCAATATTCGATGGCTTTCGGGATTTTCAGACAGAAACCA TccggcaggagcaggagctccGGAACGGAGGGGCAGTGGACAAGAAGCTGACCACGCTGGCAGACCTCTTCAGACCTCCCATTGACCTGATGCACAAAGGCAGCTTTGAAACG gcCAAGGAGTGTGGTCAGATGCAGAACAAATGGCTCATGATAAACATTCAGAACGTGCAAGATTTCGCCTGCCAGTGCCTCAACCGTGACGTCTGGAGCAACGAGGCTGTGAAGAACATCATCCGGGACCACTTCATTTTTTGGCAG GTGTACCATGACAGCGAGGAAGGACAGCGGTACATACAGTTTTATAAATTAGCAGACTTCCCTTATGTCTCCATCCTGGATCCCAGGACAG GCCAGAAGCTTGTGGAGTGGCATCAGTTAGATGTGACTTCTTTCTTGGACCAAGTGACCGGCTTCCTGAGTGAGCATGGCCAGCTGGACGGCCATTCCAGCAGCCCTCCCCAGAAATGCTCCCGCTCA GAGAGTCTCATCGATGCCAGTGAGGACAGCCAGCTGGAAGCTGCCATCAGAGCCTCGCTCCAGGAGACACATTTTGATTCCTCGCAGGCCAAGCAGGAGAGCCGGTCGGACGAGGAGTCGGAGTCGGAGCTTTTTTCTGGAAGCGAAGAGTTTATTTCTGTTTGCGGatccgaggaggaggaggagtcgGAGATTCCAGCCAAGCTGAGGAAGTCTCCACACAAGGACTTGGGGTATAAAAAAGAGGAGAGCCGGAGGCCTCAGCCTGAGCCCTCTGCAAGGACTGAGCCTGGGACAGCATCAAACCACAGAGTCCTGCCCTGCATCGATGCAGGGGCACTGGAGGAGTCACCTGACAAGCCTGAAAGTACGTTCCGGGGCCTCGACGTGAATG GACCAAAGGCACAGCTGATGCTGAGGTATCCAGATGGAAAGAGGGAACAAGTTTCACTGCCTGAACAAGCTAAACTTCTG gCGCTGGTGAAACACGTCCAGTCGAAAGGATACCCCAACGAACGCTTTGAACTGCTCACCAACTTCCCTCGGAGGAAGCTCTCCCACCTGGACTATGAGATCACGTTACAGGAGGCAGGCCTGTGTCCTCAAGAGACTGTCTTTGTGCAGGAAAGGAATTAG